The DNA region CCCCACCACCAAAGCAGGGCAACAACACGCCTCCCACCACACGCAGTGGCCAGGGAACAACGGGCTTGTTGTCTCAAAGCCCAATAGTGTGTCCGGTGATTCCATCGACACGATGTTTCCCACACCGCATCTCAACGTCTGTCGTGCACCAAACCCCCACCCACTACAGGCGCGGGGCTATCCACTCGAATCGCCTGACAATCGGCTGATCCCGCGATCTACGGGGCCGGCCAGGTCTCGTGGTGCTCCTTAGAAAGGAGGTGATCCAGCCGCACCTTCCGGTACGGCTACCTTGTTACGACTTCGTCCCAATCGCCGATCCCACCTTCGACGGCTCCCTCCCACAAGGGGTTAGGCCACCGGCTTCGGGTGTTACCGACTTTCATGACGTGACGGGCGGTGTGTACAAGGCCCGGGAACGTATTCACCGCAGCGTTGCTGATCTGCGATTACTAGCGACTCCGACTTCACGGGGTCGAGTTGCAGACCCCGATCCGAACTGAGACCGGCTTTGAAAGGATTCGCTCCACCTCACGGCATCGCAGCCCTTTGTACCGGCCATTGTAGCATGTGTGAAGCCCTGGACATAAGGGGCATGATGACTTGACGTCATCCCCACCTTCCTCCGAGTTGACCCCGGCAGTCTCTCACGAGTCCCCACCATAACGTGCTGGCAACATGAGACAAGGGTTGCGCTCGTTGCGGGACTTAACCCAACATCTCACGACACGAGCTGACGACAGCCATGCACCACCTGCACACAGGCCACAAGGGAACCGACATCTCTGCCGGCGTCCTGTGCATGTCAAACCCAGGTAAGGTTCTTCGCGTTGCATCGAATTAATCCACATGCTCCGCCGCTTGTGCGGGCCCCCGTCAATTCCTTTGAGTTTTAGCCTTGCGGCCGTACTCCCCAGGCGGGGTACTTAATGCGTTAGCTACGGCACGGATCCCAAGGAAGGAAACCCACACCTAGTACCCACCGTTTACGGCGTGGACTACCAGGGTATCTAATCCTGTTCGCTCCCCACGCTTTCGCTCCTCAGCGTCAGTTACTGCCCAGAGACCCGCCTTCGCCACCGGTGTTCCTCCTGATATCTGCGCATTCCACCGCTACACCAGGAATTCCAGTCTCCCCTGCAGTACTCCAGTCTGCCCGTATCGCCCGCACGCCCACAGTTAAGCTGTGAGTTTTCACGAACAACGCGACAAACCACCTACGAGCTCTTTACGCCCAGTAATTCCGGACAACGCTCGGACCCTACGTATTACCGCGGCTGCTGGCACGTAGTTGGCCGGTCCTTCTTCTCTCACTACCGTCACTTGCGCTTCGTCGTGAGCGAAAGGGGTTTACAACCCGAAGGCCGTCATCCCCCACGCGGCGTCGCTGCATCAGGCTTGCGCCCATTGTGCAATATTCCCCACTGCTGCCTCCCGTAGGAGTCTGGGCCGTATCTCAGTCCCAGTGTGGCCGGTCACCCTCTCAGGCCGGCTACCCGTCGTCGCCTTGGTAGGCCATCACCCCACCAACAAGCTGATAGGCCGCGGGCCCATCCCACACCGCAAAAGCTTTCCCCCACCAGGCCATGCGACCAGCAGGGTATATCCGGTATTAGACCCAGTTTCCCAGGCTTATCCCAAAGTGCAGGGCAGATCACCCACGTGTTACTCACCCGTTCGCCACTCGAGTACCCCGAAGGGCCTTTCCGTTCGACTTGCATGTGTTAAGCACGCCGCCAGCGTTCGTCCTGAGCCAGGATCAAACTCTCCAAACAAAAAACATTCAGAACAAGCCTGACCAAACAAAAGACACCAAAACTGGCATCAAAAAAACCACACCCCTAAACGGGAAAAAGAAGTGCGGCAAAAAAAACAACAAACAAAAACCACCAAACACACTATTGAGTTCTCAAACAACACACCCGGTTTCAGGCAACCCTGCCACTGTACTGCATGTGATCAGGGAAGTCAAACCCCGTCCGCCGCATCTTTCGACCGGGGCCGTGGGCATCTGAAAGGAAATACTACGCCCTGTCGGCCAGACGCCCAAATGACCAGCGTAGAGCGGGTTTCGGACCCTCGAGTCTACGTGACGCGCTCGATTTCCGCACCCAATCCGACGAGATTCTCGACGAACTTCGGATACCCGCGATCGATATGGAACACATCGTGCACCTCGGTCTCGCCGTCGGCGACGAGCCCAGCGAGCACCAGCCCGGCGCCGGCCCTGATGTCCGATGACCACACCGGTGCGCTCGACAACTGCGGAATGCCGCGCACCACCGCGTGATGCCCATCGGTTCGCGCGTCGGCACCGAGACGAATCATCTCTTCGACAAATCGAAACCGGGCCTCGAAAACGTTTTCGGTGATCATCGACGTCCCGTCGGCCACTGCGGCCAAGCCGATCGCCATCGGTTGCAGGTCCGTCGGGAATCCGGGAAACGGGAGGGTGGCCACATTGACCGCTTTGGGGCGCTCGTACTGCACCACCCGGAATCCGTCGTCACTCTGGGTGACCGTTGCGCCCGCATCGTGCAGTTTGTGCAGGACCAGCTGCAAATGCGCGGGATCGATCCCGGTGACCGAAATGTCTCCGCGGGTCATCGCTGCCGCGATCCCCCAGGTGGCAGCCACGATCCGGTCCCCGATGACCCGGTGCTCGGTCGGATACAGCCGATCAACACCGGTGATCGTCAGCGTCGACGAGCCGGCACCGGAAACTTGCGCCCCCATCTGGTTGAGCATCGTGCACAGGTCGACCACGTCAGGTTCTCGGGCCGCGTTGTGGATGGTCGTCACCCCGTCGGCAAGTACGGCCGCCATCAGGATGTTCTCGGTCGCGCCGACCGACGGGAACTCCAACTGGATCTCGGCGCCATGAAGATGGTCAGCCTCGGCGACCACGCAGCCGTGCTCGATGTTGCACCGCGCACCGAGCTGACGCAGCCCGGACTGATGCATGTCCAACGGCCGGGATCCGATCGCATCGCCGCCCGGAAGGGCCACCTTGGCCTTCTTGCACCGACCGACCAACGGGCCCAGCACGCACACCGACGCGCGAAACTGCCGAACCGCGGCGAAGTCAGCGTCGTACTTGAGCTCGTCAGGTGACGTGATCCGCACGACGTCGCCGTCGAGCTCGACGGTTGCGCCGAGACCGCGCAGCACCTCGGCCATCAGCGGCACATCAAGGATGTCCGGGCAATTGGTGATCGTGCTGGTGCCTTCGGCCAGCAGCGCAGCCGCCATCAGTTTCAGCACACTGTTCTTCGCGCCGCCGACAGCAACTTCGCCCGATAACCGGCAACCGCCGGTCACCACGAAATGGTCGCTCACGACGGCTAGTGTAAACAGCCCGTCATCGCATGTCAGTCTCCCGAGCCGCGAGGGTCCGAGGCCGTCCCGTACGGTTTGGACATGGCTGTTCATCTGACACGGATCTATACCCGTACCGGCGACGATGGCACGACCGGGCTCAGCGATTTCAGCCGCGTGTCGAAGAACGACGCGCGGTTGGCGGCCTACGCCGACTGTGATGAAACCAACGCGGCGATCGGGGTCGCCGTAGCCCTGGGACAGCCCGATGAGCGTCTGGACGCCGTGCTGCGCCAGATCCAGAACGACTTGTTCGACGCCGGCGCCGACCTGTCCACACCGGTCGTGCAAAACCCGGAATACCCACCGCTGCGCATCCAGCAGAGCTATATCGACCGTCTCGAGAAATGGTGCGACGAGTTCAACGAGCCGCTGCCGGCGCTCAACTCGTTCGTGCTGCCGGGCGGTACGCCACTGTCGGCGCTGTTGCACGTGGCCAGGACAGTGGCCCGTCGTGCCGAGCGTTCGGCCTGGCACGCCGTGGACACCCATGGCGACACGATCAGCGTGCTGCCCGCGAAATACCTGAACCGGCTCTCAGACCTGCTGTTCATCCTGTCCCGCGTGGCCAACCCCGATGGAGATGTGCTGTGGCGGCCGGGTGGCGGAACTCAGTAGGACCGACGCCGCGTTCGCGGTGAGGGTCGGGACTCCAGCCAGGACGTGAACGCGGTCAATGCCCCCCGGTCGAGCGCGATCTCATAGCCGCGGCCACGCTCCGGGCTGATGTCACGAAGTTCCAGGATGACGATCTCGTCGGTCATGATGTCGAACTCGTCACCGCGCGGTGAGCGCCGCGACACGATCTCCAGGCCACGCCGACTCAAGGTCCGGTCAGGCCACCAGCGCAGACTCGACAACCGGTAGAAACCGGCTTCCCCACCGCGGTATCGCATCACGCCGTGCCGCCAACCTTGTCCGCCGACCGCGGGGATGTCTCGCAAGATCGCGGCGGTTCCGCCGAACTGGCGCAGCTTCCACAACCGGTAGCCCAAGACCGCGACCAGGACAGCCAGGACACCGACGAGCGCGACCATGAACAGCATGGACGCGCTCATCGGCGGTCAGTCCAGTTGACCGAGGGCACGCAGACGTGCGCGACCCCACGCAGCAGTCCGCTCGTCGTCAGACTCCGAGTCCTGCTTGGCCTCGTCGGCGTTGATCTCCGATTCGAACTGCGCGTTCTCGACGAGGATCCGCACGGCCTCGTCGGTCACCGACAGGAATCCGCCGTCGACCGCGATACGCAGGTCGTCCTCTCCCTCACGCTCGACCCGCACCATCGCGTCGTCGACGAGCTGGGCGACCAGCGGGATATGCCGCGGCAGGATTCCGATCTCGCCGGAAGTGGTGCGGGTGAACACGAATGTGGCTTCGCCCTTCCACAGTTCGCGCTCCACGGCGACGATCTCCACGTTCATGTCCGCCATGTCACACCACCTCCCTGAACCCGATGCCCAACTCGACGATCACAGCTTCGCGCCGAGGCTTTCGGCCTTCTTGGCCAGATCGTCGAGTCCGCCGATCAGGAAGAACGCCTGCTCCGGCAAGTGGTCGAAGTCGCCCTTGGTCAGCTTGTCGAACGCCTCGATGGTCTCCTTCAGCGGCACCGTCGAGCCCGGCTGGCCGGTGAACTGCTCGGCGGCCATCATGTTCTGGCTCAGGAAGCGCTCGATCCGGCGTGCCCGGTTCACCAGCTGCTTGTCCTCTTCGGCGAGTTCGTCGATACCGAGGATCGCGATGATGTCCTGCAGGTCCTTGTACCGCTGCAGGATACGAATCACTTCCTGGGCGACCCGGTAATGCTCGTCGCCCACCACCGCGGGGTCGAGGATGGTCGAGCTCGAGGCCAGCGGATCCACCGCCGGGAAGATGCCCTTCGAGAACACCGAACGCGACAGCTCAGTGGTGGCGTCCAGGTGGGCGAACGTGGTTGCCGGGGCCGGGTCGGTGTAGTCGTCGGCGGGCACGTACACGGCCTGCATCGAGGTGATCGACTTTCCGCGCGTCGAGGTGATGCGCTCCTGCAGCTCACCCATTTCGTCGGCCAGCGTCGGCTGGTAACCCACCGCCGACGGCATACGACCTAGCAGCGTGGACACCTCGGAACCGGCCTGGGTGAACCGGAAGATGTTGTCGATGAACAGCAGCACGTCCTGGCCCTGCTCGTCGCGGAAGTACTCCGCCATCGTCAGCGCCGACAACGCCACGCGCATGCGGGTGCCCGGCGGCTCGTCCATCTGACCGAACACCAGCGCGGTGTCCTTGAGCACGTTGGCGTCCTCAAGCTCGACCCACAAGTCGTTGCCCTCGCGGGTGCGTTCACCGACGCCGGCGAACACCGAGGTACCGCCGAAGTTGCGCGCGATGCGGTTGATCATCTCCTGGATCAGCACCGTCTTGCCCACCCCGGCACCACCGAACAGGGCGATCTTGCCGCCGCGGACATAGGGGGTCAGCAGGTCGACGACCTTCAGACCGGTTTCCAGCATCTCGGTGCGGGGCTCCAGATCGGAGAACGCCGGCGGCTTACGGTGGATCGACCAGTGATCGAAATCCTTGCCGTAGCCGGGCTCGTCGAGGCAGTCGCCGAGAGCGTTGAACACGTGGCCCTTGACGCCGTCACCGACCGGCACCGAGATGGAACGGCCGGTGTCGGTGACCTCGACACCACGCACCAGACCGTCGGTGGGCTGCATCGAGATGGTCCGGACCAGGTTGTCGCCGAGGTGCTGCGCGACCTCCAGGGTCAGGGTCTTGGACAGCTCCTTGTAAGAGATGTCGGCGTGCAGCGCGTTGAACAGCTCCGGCACGGAGCCCCGGGGGAACTCCACGTCGACGACCGGGCCGGTGATGCGGACCACGCGACCGGTGGTCTCCTTGGCTTCTGCTGGTGCACTCATGTTGTTTCTTCGCTTCCTAACGGGGCGTACTGCTGAAGGTCACTTGGCGTCGGCCAGCGCGTTGGCGCCGCCGACGATTTCGCTGATTTCCTGGGTGATCTGCGCCTGACGTTCGCGGTTTGCCGCCAAGGTCAAGGACTTGATCAGATCGTCGGCGTTGTCGGTGGCCGACTTCATCGCCCGCCGCCGCGAGGCGGACTCCGACGCCGCGGCCTCCAGCAGCGCCGCGTACACGCGGGTTGCGACGTAGCGCGGCAGCAACTTGTCGAACAGCGTTTCGGCATCCGGCTCGAACGAGAACAGGGTCTGCGGGCCCTCGCTGGGCGCGTCGTCCTCGACGTACTCGACTTCCATCGGTGCGATCCGCCGCGCCGCCACCGTCTGCGAGAGCATCGACCGGAACTCGGTGAAGACAATGTGCAGTTCGTCGACACCGAGAACACCGTCGGCACCCGCTTCGTCACCGTCGTCGTCGGCACCCGACATGAACGTCGTCACCAGGGTCTCGGCGATCTCTCGGGCGTCCTCGTAGGTGGGCCGCTCGGAAAACCCGGTCCACGACTCGACGACCTCGCGCTGACGGAAGCTGAAGTAACCCAGCGCTTTACGGCCGACGACGTAGAGGACCGGCTCCTTGCCCTCCTCCCGCAGCAGCGAGAAGAGCTCCTCGGACTGCCGCAACACGTTGGCGTTGTAGGCGCCGCAGAGCCCGCGGTCGGACGACACCACCAGCACACCGGCCCGCCGCGCATTCTCCCGCTGCACCAGCAGCGGGTGATCAAGTGCGCTCGCGCTGGCCAGCTCGGTGAGCATGCTGGTGATCTCGGTGCTGTAAGGCCGAGCCGCCTCGACTCGGGCCTGCGCCTTGGAGATCCGCGACGTGGCGATCAGTTCCTGCGCCTTGGTGATCTTCTTGATCGACCCGGCGGAACGGATGCGCCCACGAAGCTCGCGCAGTGTTGCAGCCATCTAGCTCTCCAGACCCTTCAGGTGTCTACTTCTTGGGGGCCGGCTTGCGGACCTTGACGGACTCCTTCTCGACGTCCTCCTCGTCCATGGCCTCGGCCTTGGGGTCGACTGCCACCGAGCTGCCGTCAGACGCAGAGAAGCCCTTCTTGAAGTCGTTGATGACCTTGACCAACTTCTCCTCGTTCTCCTCGGAGAACTTCTTGCTCTCCCGGATGTCCTTGAGGATCTCGCCGTGCGAGCCCCGCACGTGCTCGAGCAGATCGGTCTCGAAACGCGAGACGTCTTCCACCGGAACCGAATCGAGGTGACCGCCGGTACCCAGGAAGATCGACACGACCTGCTCCTCCACCGGGAACGGGGTGTACTGCGGCTGCTTGAGCAGCTCGACCAGACGGGCACCGCGATCCAGCTGCGCCTTGGAGGCCGCGTCCAGGTCGGAGGCGAAGGCAGCGAACGACTCGAGCTCGCGATACTGCGAGAGCTCCAGGCGCAGACTTCCCGCAACCTCTTTCATGGCCTTGATCTGGGCGGCGCCGCCGACGCGGGACACCGACACACCGACGTTGATGGCCGGTCGCACACCCTGGTTGAACAGGTCGGACTCCAGGAAGCACTGACCGTCGGTGATCGAGATGACGTTGGTCGGGATGAACGCCGAGATGTCGTTGGCCTTCGTCTCGATGATCGGCAAGCCGGTCATCGAACCACCGCCGAGCTCATCGGAGAGCTTCGCGCAACGCTCGAGCAGACGCGAATGCAGGTAGAAGACGTCACCGGGAAAAGCCTCGCGGCCCGGCGGGCGGCGCAGCAGCAGCGAGATGGCGCGGTAGGCGTCGGCCTGCTTGGTCAGGTCGTCGAACACGATCAGCACGTGCTTGCCGTCGTACATCCAGTGCTGACCGATTGCCGATCCGGTGTAGGGCGCCAGCCACTTGAACCCGGCTGCGTCCGACGCCGGCGCCGCGACGATGGTGGTGTACTCCATCGCGCCACCCTCTTCGAGAGCGCGCTTCACCGACGCGATCGTGGTGCCCTTCTGGCCGATCGCGACGTAGACGCAGCGCACCTGCTGCTTCGGGTCACCGGTCTCCCACGCTTCACGCTGGTTGAGGATGGTGTCGACAGCGACCGCGGTCTTGCCGGTCTTGCGGTCACCGATGATCAGCTGACGCTGTCCACGACCGATCGGCGTCTGGCTGTCGATGGCCTTGATACCGGTCTGCAGCGGCTCGGACACGCCCTGGCGCTGAACCACCGAAGGCGCCTGCAATTCCAGCGCGCGGCGGGTGTCGGACTCGATGTCGCCCTGGCCGTCGATCGGCTGACCGAGCGGGTTGATCACGCGGCCGAGGAACGCGTCACCGACCGGTACCGAGAGCACCTCACCGGTGCGCTTGACCTGCTGGCCCTCTTCGATCTTCTCGAAGTCGCCGAGGATCACCGCGCCGACTTCGTGCTCGTCGAGGTTCAGCGCGACACCGAGCACGCCGCCGGGGAACTCGAGCAGTTCCTGGGTCATCACCGAGGGCAAACCCTCGACGTGGGCGATGCCGTCACCGGCGTCGATGACGACACCGACTTCTTCCCGGTCGGACTCCGCGGAGAAGGAGGAGACGTAGTCCTCGATCGCCCCTTCGATGTCAGAAGCCGAGATTGTCAACTCTGCCATGGCTTTTCGTCTTCCTGCCTGTTGTTACTTGAGTGCTTTGGGTGCTCGGGCCGGTCAGTCCGGCAGTCCCGAGCGGGCTGCCGCCAGCCGGGAGGAGATGGAACCGTCGATGACCTCGTCGCCGACGGTGATGAGGAGTCCACCGAGCAGCTCGGGATCGATGTCCAGTTGGACCGAGACCTCGGTGCCGTAGATGCGGCTGAGCACCTCGGTCAGACGCGTGCGCTGATCGTCGGACAGTTCGGCTGCCGCAGTGACCTGAGCGACGGCTTCGCCCCGCCGCGCCACCGCCAGCTCGGCCAGGTCGTTGACGGCGGCATCGGCGGACCCGCCGCGCAGCAGCTCGATCGTCTGGGTCAACAACGCCATGGTGGTGGCGTTCACTCCCCCACCGGACTCGAGGACCTTGTTGAGCAACCCGACCCGCTTGTCGGCATCCGCCGTCGGATCCGACAGTAACCGGTTCAGCTGGGGTTCATTGTCGAGAACCCGACCGAACCGGAACAGCTGTTCTTCGACCTCTTCGCCGTGTCCGTCCCGTTCGGCGCCGACCAGCAGCGCCAACCGCGCCGCGTGCTCCAGCGCATCGACGAGGTTGCCCTCGGTCGACCACCGTTGCGCCACTGCATTTTTGAGCAGTTCGAGGGCGGCCGAGTCGACCTTGCCGCTGAAGAGCTGCTCGACCATCCGCACCTTGGCAGACGAGTCGGCGGCGGGTTCGGCGAGGTGCTTGTTGAGCGCCGGCTCCGAGAGCAGCAGCTTGCTGATCGCAGCGAGGCTGTCGGCCGACGCCACGAGCGAGTCGGCGTCGGCGCCCTCTGCTTCGGCCTCGAACCGCTTGACGACCTCGGCCAGCGACTCCCTACTGGCGGCACGCAGATTCAGAGCAGCGCCGGATTCAAGAACCGCCGGCGACGGCGCCATCTCGCTGAGGCCGTCGAGGAAGCGATCCACCGTCGAGGACTGTGCGGCCGGGTCCGAGACGTAATTGCGGACGATCTCCTCGGCCTTCTGCACCGACTCCAGGCCGAGGTGTTGCCGTAGACCTCGGACGGTCTGCTGACGCAACAACTCCACCTGCTGCTGCCCTTGCGACTTGATGCGCTCGGCCTCGACGGCAGCTTGCGCACGAAGTTGCTCGGTGATGCGTTCCGAGTCCGACTGCGCCTCATCTTTGACCTGGTTCGCCTCAGATTCGGCGTCCTGCAGAGCTTTCTGGTGCATCTGATCGGCGTTGGCAAGCTTGTCGGCAGCAGACTTGCTCTCCTCCAGCGCCGCCCGCACCGCTTCCTGCTGGTTGTGCATCATCCGCCGCACGAGCGGAACCACGAACCGCCATACCACGTAGGCGACGATGGAGAACCCGATGAGGTTTCCGATGAACGTCGACATCAGCGCCTCTCGCTCGTGATGTCGTTGACGTCGACACCCAGGATGCGGCTTGCCAGCGTCTTGGACAGATCGTCCACCGAGGACTCCAGCTGAGTCGTGGTGGTGGCCGCGGTCTGTTCGAGAGTCGCGCTGGCGGACTGCAGTTGTTCGGACACTTCGCCTCCGGCTTCGGCTCTCGCCTGGTCGATGACCTGACGGCCCTCGGCGCGGGCCTGGTCGCGGATCGCGGCAGCCTCGCCGCGCGCACCCGTCATCGCCTTGTTGTAGTCGTCCTGAGCAGCCTCGAGCTGCTTGGCCGCCTCCCGGTTGTCAGCAGCCGTCTTGGCGAGCATGGCCTCGCGTTCGGCCAAAACCTTGCTGATCGGCGGCACAACCCACTTGGCGATCACGGCGAGAACGACCAGGAAGATCAACAGCACCACGAAAAAGGTGCCGTTGGGCAGCAAGAAGTTGCTGGTCGCCTCGCTTTCGTCGGCAGCCGGGGCTGCCAGGACGGCTGCGGTCAGATCACCCATGTCGCTGAATTAGCCGACCGGGGTGGCGAAGACGAACAGCGCCATGAACGCCAGGTTGATGAAGTAGGCCGCCTCGACCAGACCGACGGTGATGAAGAACGGGGTGAACAGTCGACCCTGCGCCTCCGGCTGGCGAGCGATGCCCGAGATCAGCGCATTACCGGCGACACCGTTACCGATACCGGCACCGATGGCACCGCCGGCCATGATGAGACCGCCGCCAATGAGCGCGCCGGCAGCGATTGTGGGATCCATTCCTTGTCCTCCTTGATATCTGGCAGTGATGCCTACCAGGGTCTTGGTGCTTCTTTCAGATCAGTGTCGTCGTGCAGCGGTCCAGTCGAACCGCGGTCTCGCTAGTGATGCTCACCTTCGTGCTCGAGTTCCATGGACTGCCCGAAGTAGAGAATCGTCAGCAGCGAGAAGATGAAGGCCTGGATGAGTCCGATGAACACATCGAACGCCTTCCAGATCGCGTTGGGCGCCCAGAGGATCCAAGCGGGGAACATCGCGATCAGGCCGATCATGATGGTTCCGGCGAAGATGTTGCCGAAGAGACGCAGAGACAGCGAGATCGGCTTGGCGACCTCCTCGACGAGGTTGATCGGCGCCAGGAAGGCGACGTGACCCTTGAGCAGACGCTTGGGGTGGCCCAGCACGCCGCGCCGCCAGATCCCTGCGGCGTGGTAGGCGATGAAGACGAACGCTGCGAGAGCGAACACGAAATTCACATCCGCTGCGGGCGGCTTCAGCACTTCGTGTTCAAGTCCGTCGCTGCCGGTGTACTGCACCGGCAGCACCGCCATCCAGTTGGCGACCAGGATGAACGTGAAGAGAGTGACCGCCAACGGCAGGATGAACGGCGCGATCTTCATCCCGATCGCGCTCTCGACCTGATTGCGGAACTGGATGGTGACCGTCTCGAAGAACAACTGGACACCGCCGGGCACTCCGGTCGAGGTCACCTTCGCACGAAGGTAGAACGCCAAGGCCAGCACCACGGCAGCCGCGATCGCCGTCGACAGCACAGTGTCGACATTGACCGTCATGCCGAACCACTCTTGCTCGATGTGGTGGCCGACCTGGAGCGCCAGGATTTGTTCGCTCATCTGTGCATTGATCCTTTGGTGCTTATCCGTCGGTGGAAGTCGTTGCAGCGGAACTCGGAGATGCCTCGGCGCCGTCGTCGTCACCGGTCCGCAGCTTCTTGAGGACCGGCAGCGACGTGCTCAGCACCAGAATCACCTGAAATAGTGCCAAACCGAACAGCACGCCCAACCCCTGCGGTCGGAAGTAGAAGGCGATGCTGAGTCCGACCACGGTGATCACCACGAGGCGGGTGGCCGAATTGAGCGCCATTTTGCTCTTGAGTGGATGATCACTGGCCGTGATGGACTGAACGCTCCGCCTCACCAGCAGAGCGTTGGTCAAACCCAGAGCCAGGCCGATACCGAAGAACAGCCCGAACATCGGGTGTCCGAGCAGCGCTGCCGCGACAGACGCGACTCCGGCGACGGCGACACACACCCCGGACAGCATGGCGGGCCGGAAAGCAACGGACGGAAACACCAACGGCGCGTCGTGCGCTGGCGTCGTCACTGCTTCACCTCGATCTCGCGGTCGTCGTGTGATGTTGTCAGAGCCGTCCCGATGATCCGGTGCGTGGCGCCCGTAGCGTATCGGAGGGCGGCGAGCGCACTGGAAT from Mycobacterium sp. SMC-4 includes:
- the atpB gene encoding F0F1 ATP synthase subunit A, whose translation is MSEQILALQVGHHIEQEWFGMTVNVDTVLSTAIAAAVVLALAFYLRAKVTSTGVPGGVQLFFETVTIQFRNQVESAIGMKIAPFILPLAVTLFTFILVANWMAVLPVQYTGSDGLEHEVLKPPAADVNFVFALAAFVFIAYHAAGIWRRGVLGHPKRLLKGHVAFLAPINLVEEVAKPISLSLRLFGNIFAGTIMIGLIAMFPAWILWAPNAIWKAFDVFIGLIQAFIFSLLTILYFGQSMELEHEGEHH
- a CDS encoding ATP synthase subunit I, encoding MTTPAHDAPLVFPSVAFRPAMLSGVCVAVAGVASVAAALLGHPMFGLFFGIGLALGLTNALLVRRSVQSITASDHPLKSKMALNSATRLVVITVVGLSIAFYFRPQGLGVLFGLALFQVILVLSTSLPVLKKLRTGDDDGAEASPSSAATTSTDG